A genome region from Pseudomonas pergaminensis includes the following:
- the atuD gene encoding citronellyl-CoA dehydrogenase: MIFTQEHQELRRTVRAFVDREINPHVDEWEKAGRFPIHEIFRKAGDLGLLGISKPEQFGGMGLDYSYSIVAAEEFGTIRCGGIPMSIGVQTDMCTPALARFGNDELRDEFLRPAISGEQVGCIGVSETGAGSDVAGLKTHARKDGDDYVINGSKMWITNSPSADFICLLANTSDDKPHINKSLIMVPMNTPGISVSPPLEKLGMHSSETAQVFFDDVRVPQRNRIGHEGAGFMMQMLQFQEERLFGAANMIKGLEHCIDSTIEYCKERQTFGKALIDNQVIHFRLAELSTEIECLRALVYQATEQYIKGQDVTRLASMAKLKAGRLGREVSDSCLQYWGGMGFMWDNPVARAYRDVRLVSIGGGADEIMLGIICKLMGTLPGKKS; the protein is encoded by the coding sequence ATGATCTTCACCCAGGAACACCAGGAACTGCGCCGCACCGTCCGCGCCTTCGTCGACCGCGAGATCAACCCCCATGTTGACGAGTGGGAAAAGGCCGGGCGCTTCCCCATCCACGAGATCTTTCGCAAGGCCGGTGACCTCGGCCTGCTGGGCATATCCAAGCCGGAGCAATTCGGCGGCATGGGCCTGGACTACAGCTATTCCATCGTCGCCGCCGAAGAGTTCGGCACCATCCGCTGCGGCGGCATTCCCATGTCCATCGGCGTGCAGACCGACATGTGCACCCCCGCCCTCGCCCGCTTCGGCAACGATGAACTGCGCGACGAATTCCTGCGCCCGGCGATCAGCGGCGAGCAGGTCGGCTGCATTGGCGTCTCGGAAACCGGCGCCGGCTCCGACGTGGCCGGGCTCAAGACCCACGCGCGCAAGGACGGCGACGACTACGTGATCAACGGCAGCAAAATGTGGATCACCAATTCGCCCAGCGCCGACTTCATCTGCCTGCTGGCCAACACCTCCGACGACAAGCCGCACATCAACAAGTCGCTGATCATGGTGCCGATGAACACCCCCGGCATCAGTGTCAGCCCGCCCCTGGAAAAGCTCGGCATGCACAGTTCCGAGACCGCCCAGGTGTTCTTCGACGACGTGCGCGTACCGCAGCGCAACCGCATTGGCCACGAAGGCGCGGGGTTCATGATGCAGATGCTGCAGTTCCAGGAAGAACGCCTGTTTGGCGCGGCCAACATGATCAAGGGCTTGGAACATTGCATCGACAGCACTATCGAGTACTGCAAGGAGCGCCAGACCTTCGGCAAGGCGCTGATCGACAACCAAGTGATTCACTTCCGGCTGGCCGAACTGTCCACCGAAATCGAATGCCTGCGCGCTCTGGTCTACCAGGCCACCGAGCAATACATCAAAGGCCAGGACGTGACCCGCCTGGCTTCCATGGCCAAGCTCAAGGCGGGCCGCCTGGGCCGCGAAGTCAGCGACAGTTGCCTGCAATACTGGGGCGGCATGGGCTTCATGTGGGACAACCCGGTGGCCCGCGCCTATCGCGATGTGCGCCTGGTCTCGATCGGCGGCGGCGCCGACGAAATCATGCTGGGCATCATCTGCAAACTGATGGGCACCTTGCCGGGGAAAAAATCATGA
- a CDS encoding acetyl/propionyl/methylcrotonyl-CoA carboxylase subunit alpha, which translates to MPQLTKILIANRGEIACRIQRTAQALGYRTVAIYSDADAQALHVQMADEAVHIGPAPVHQSYLNIEAILNAAKLTGADAIHPGYGFLSENPDFARACQHANLTFIGPSVEAIELMGSKRLSKLAMLEAGVPCIAGYQGSAQDDTTLQQEADRIGYPLMIKASAGGGGRGMRLVHQSKDLLDNLHTARSEAKNAFGSDELILEQALIDPRHVEIQVFGDSHGHLIYLGERDCSIQRRHQKVIEEAPCPVMTPELRQAMGEAALKAGRAVNYVGAGTVEFLLDRHGRFYFLEMNTRLQVEHPVTELTTGLDLVDWQLQIAAGQPLPLTQADVTLSGHAIEVRLYAEDPAQGFLPQTGEVLRWEPATGVRIDHGVVQGQCISPFYDPMLGKLIAHGATREEARRKLLRAVEDTVLLGLQTNRQLLAALLKHPDFIAGDFSTGFIARHFSEIQPQPPSAEQLSLAAALFYAHSAHQHPQALAGWRNNASASRSYRLEVNGELHTVSTEPLPLTIDGRFATWVSKGIRRRIAYHLEANRLWLPGLTVVDRSQHIASRQANASSGTVKAPMDGAIVDVRVSAGDSVTKGQLLLVLEAMKMEHPLTAGIDGVIKGVQVATGDQVRNRQVLLEIV; encoded by the coding sequence ATGCCGCAGCTAACAAAAATCCTGATCGCCAACCGCGGCGAAATCGCCTGCCGCATCCAGCGCACCGCCCAGGCCTTGGGCTATCGCACCGTGGCCATCTACAGCGACGCCGACGCCCAGGCCCTGCATGTGCAGATGGCCGACGAAGCCGTCCACATCGGCCCTGCCCCCGTCCACCAGTCATACCTCAACATCGAAGCCATCCTCAACGCCGCCAAACTAACCGGCGCCGACGCCATCCACCCCGGCTACGGCTTCCTCTCCGAAAACCCCGACTTCGCCCGCGCCTGCCAACACGCCAACCTCACCTTTATCGGCCCGAGCGTTGAAGCCATCGAACTGATGGGCAGCAAACGCCTGTCCAAACTCGCCATGCTCGAAGCCGGCGTTCCCTGCATCGCCGGCTACCAGGGCAGCGCCCAGGACGACACCACCCTGCAACAGGAAGCCGACCGCATCGGCTACCCCCTGATGATCAAGGCCAGCGCCGGCGGCGGCGGTCGCGGCATGCGCCTCGTACACCAATCGAAAGACCTGCTGGACAACCTGCACACCGCCCGCTCGGAAGCCAAAAACGCCTTCGGCAGCGACGAACTGATCCTCGAACAAGCGCTGATCGACCCGCGCCACGTCGAAATCCAGGTGTTCGGCGACAGCCACGGCCACCTGATCTACCTCGGTGAGCGCGACTGCTCGATCCAGCGCCGCCACCAGAAAGTCATCGAAGAAGCCCCCTGCCCTGTCATGACGCCCGAGCTGCGCCAAGCCATGGGCGAAGCTGCTTTGAAGGCCGGACGTGCGGTGAACTACGTCGGCGCCGGCACCGTGGAATTCCTGCTCGACCGCCACGGTCGGTTCTACTTCCTGGAAATGAACACGCGCCTGCAAGTGGAACATCCGGTGACCGAACTGACCACCGGCCTCGACCTGGTGGATTGGCAACTGCAGATCGCCGCCGGCCAGCCACTGCCGCTGACGCAGGCGGACGTCACCCTGAGCGGCCACGCCATCGAGGTGCGCCTGTACGCCGAAGACCCGGCCCAAGGCTTCCTGCCGCAAACCGGCGAAGTGCTGCGCTGGGAACCGGCGACTGGTGTACGCATCGATCATGGTGTGGTGCAAGGCCAGTGCATCAGCCCGTTCTACGACCCGATGCTCGGCAAGCTCATCGCCCACGGCGCCACCCGCGAAGAGGCGCGGCGTAAACTGCTAAGGGCGGTGGAAGACACGGTATTGCTGGGCCTGCAGACCAATCGGCAGCTATTGGCCGCCCTGCTCAAGCACCCGGATTTTATTGCTGGCGATTTCAGCACCGGGTTTATCGCGCGACACTTCAGCGAAATCCAGCCCCAGCCCCCCTCAGCAGAACAACTCAGCCTGGCCGCCGCACTGTTTTACGCACACAGCGCACACCAGCATCCCCAAGCCCTGGCCGGATGGCGCAACAACGCCAGCGCGTCCCGCAGCTACCGGCTCGAGGTCAACGGCGAGCTCCACACCGTCAGTACCGAGCCCCTGCCCCTTACCATCGACGGTCGCTTCGCCACCTGGGTGTCCAAGGGTATCCGCCGTCGCATTGCCTATCACCTCGAAGCCAACCGACTGTGGCTACCCGGCCTCACCGTGGTCGACCGCAGCCAGCACATCGCCAGCCGCCAGGCCAACGCCAGCAGCGGCACAGTCAAGGCGCCGATGGACGGTGCGATTGTCGATGTGCGGGTCAGCGCCGGCGACAGCGTCACCAAAGGCCAACTGCTGCTGGTGCTCGAAGCCATGAAAATGGAGCATCCGCTGACGGCCGGTATCGACGGTGTGATCAAGGGCGTGCAGGTGGCCACGGGCGATCAAGTGCGCAATCGTCAGGTTTTACTGGAGATCGTCTAG
- a CDS encoding exonuclease domain-containing protein, which yields MPHWLIIDLEATTDEGGWPVTEMEVIEIGASLVNRQGRELDHFQRFVRPLRRPLLTPFCRQLTHITQANIDTAAPITEVWPLFERWLGQHQARLEGWASWGDYDRKQLELEWQRHGLASALAQTPHVNLKQRFAKARRLDKPLGLNGALQLAGMQFHGQQHRALEDARNTARLLPLILPV from the coding sequence ATGCCCCATTGGCTGATTATTGACCTTGAAGCCACAACGGATGAAGGCGGCTGGCCCGTGACGGAGATGGAAGTCATCGAGATCGGCGCGAGCCTGGTGAACCGCCAGGGTCGCGAGCTGGATCACTTCCAGCGCTTTGTGCGACCGCTGCGCCGGCCATTGCTGACGCCCTTTTGTCGCCAACTGACCCACATCACCCAAGCAAACATCGATACCGCCGCGCCGATCACTGAGGTGTGGCCGTTGTTCGAACGCTGGCTGGGCCAGCATCAGGCGCGCCTGGAAGGTTGGGCCAGCTGGGGTGATTACGATCGAAAGCAGCTGGAGTTGGAGTGGCAGCGTCATGGCCTGGCCAGCGCACTCGCCCAGACACCCCATGTGAACCTCAAACAGCGCTTCGCCAAGGCCCGGCGCCTGGACAAGCCCCTTGGGCTCAACGGCGCGCTGCAATTGGCGGGGATGCAGTTCCATGGCCAGCAACATCGGGCGCTGGAGGATGCACGCAACACCGCGCGCCTGCTGCCGCTGATTCTGCCGGTCTAG
- a CDS encoding pyrimidine/purine nucleoside phosphorylase translates to MFKVNEYFDGTVKSIAFGTPEGPATIGVMAPGEYEFGTAQREIMHVVSGALTVKLPDASEWETFAAGSQFNVPANSKFQLKVAVDTAYLCEYRG, encoded by the coding sequence ATGTTCAAAGTCAACGAGTACTTCGACGGCACCGTCAAGTCGATCGCTTTCGGCACCCCAGAAGGTCCGGCGACCATCGGCGTCATGGCCCCCGGCGAATACGAGTTCGGCACCGCCCAGCGTGAAATCATGCACGTGGTGTCCGGTGCCCTGACCGTCAAGCTGCCTGACGCCAGCGAGTGGGAAACCTTCGCCGCCGGCAGCCAGTTCAACGTACCGGCCAACAGCAAGTTCCAGCTGAAGGTCGCCGTGGACACCGCTTACCTGTGCGAATACCGCGGCTAA
- a CDS encoding enoyl-CoA hydratase/isomerase family protein, producing MNTLLLEPHNGVLHITLNRPECRNAMSLEMVNELRSVLAQLDSQTRAVVISGAGGHFCAGADVKDLVTAGNQLQALNRAFGTLLQAVEAVPQVVIVVLQGAVLGGGFGLACVSDIAIADHQAQFGLPETSLGLLPAQIAPFVVKRIGLTQARRLALTAARFDGVEAEQLGVVHFTERDPQALAERLDEVLSQVLKCAPGANARTKALLLASVDEPLEAVLDRGAQWFAEAVRSEEGIEGTQAFVQKRKPKWCR from the coding sequence ATGAACACCCTGCTGCTCGAACCGCACAACGGTGTGCTGCACATCACCCTAAACCGCCCGGAATGCCGCAATGCGATGAGCCTGGAAATGGTCAATGAGCTGCGCAGCGTGCTGGCGCAGCTGGACAGCCAGACGCGGGCCGTGGTGATCAGCGGCGCGGGCGGGCACTTTTGCGCCGGGGCGGACGTGAAAGACCTGGTCACGGCGGGCAATCAACTCCAGGCACTGAACCGGGCGTTTGGCACCTTGCTGCAGGCAGTGGAAGCCGTACCGCAAGTGGTGATCGTGGTGCTGCAAGGCGCGGTGCTGGGCGGCGGTTTTGGCCTGGCGTGCGTGAGCGATATCGCCATCGCCGATCACCAAGCGCAATTCGGCCTGCCGGAAACCAGCCTGGGCTTGTTGCCGGCGCAGATTGCCCCGTTTGTGGTCAAGCGAATTGGCCTGACCCAGGCACGCCGCTTGGCACTGACCGCCGCGCGCTTTGATGGCGTAGAGGCCGAGCAACTGGGGGTCGTGCACTTCACCGAGCGCGATCCGCAGGCGCTGGCAGAACGATTGGATGAAGTGTTGAGCCAGGTACTGAAGTGTGCGCCAGGCGCCAATGCACGGACCAAAGCGCTGCTGCTCGCGAGTGTGGATGAACCGCTTGAGGCAGTACTGGATCGCGGAGCGCAGTGGTTTGCCGAGGCCGTGAGGAGTGAGGAAGGGATTGAGGGGACGCAGGCGTTTGTGCAGAAGCGGAAACCGAAGTGGTGCAGATGA
- a CDS encoding acyclic terpene utilization AtuA family protein, producing MSKTVRIGCASAFWGDTCTAAAQLVHGGKLDYLVFDYLAEITMSILAGARMKDPQAGYATDFVEVLTPLLADIQRQGVRVISNAGGINPQACAAALQAACDKAGVALKIAVLLGDDLQPQLKHLHTITDMFNGMPLPPMCVSANAYLGAPGITQALRLGADIVITGRVVDSAVVSAALVHEFDWSWQDYDRLAQAALAGHIIECGAQCTGGNFTDWRDVPDYEHIGFPIVEVSADGQFTVNKVDGTGGLISELSVAEQLLYEIGDPHAYLLPDVICDFSQVKLQQQGKHCVRLHGAKGLPPTDQYKVSATYPDGFRCTASCLIAGIDAVAKAERVSQAIINKTSELFSQRGWAPFTEVNIELLGSEATYGAHAMRQDCREVVVKLAVRHPNKQALVLFAREIAQAATGMAPGLTGIVGGRPTVYPLIRLFSFLIDKASCDIEIDFQGERHACARPMADTPTLPDAPIEPPTPQGRADASVPLVKLAVARSGDKGNHSNIGVIARDPDYLPWIAEALTPAVIVDWMGHVLDPVHGRVERWYLPGSHSLNFLLENALGGGGIASLRIDPQGKAFAQQLLEIPIAVPQHIADSLT from the coding sequence ATGAGCAAGACGGTTCGCATCGGCTGCGCCAGCGCCTTCTGGGGCGACACCTGCACCGCCGCAGCCCAATTGGTGCACGGCGGCAAACTGGATTACCTGGTGTTCGACTACCTGGCGGAAATCACCATGTCGATCCTCGCCGGCGCGCGCATGAAAGATCCCCAGGCCGGTTATGCCACGGATTTTGTCGAGGTGCTCACCCCGCTGCTCGCCGATATCCAGCGCCAGGGCGTGCGGGTGATCAGCAACGCCGGCGGTATCAACCCCCAGGCCTGCGCCGCCGCCCTGCAAGCGGCCTGCGACAAGGCAGGCGTCGCGCTGAAAATCGCCGTGCTCCTGGGCGATGACCTGCAACCCCAGCTCAAGCATCTTCACACCATCACCGACATGTTCAATGGCATGCCACTGCCGCCGATGTGCGTGTCCGCCAATGCCTACCTGGGTGCACCGGGCATCACCCAGGCGCTGCGGCTGGGTGCGGATATCGTCATCACCGGCCGGGTGGTCGACAGCGCAGTGGTCAGCGCCGCGCTGGTGCATGAATTCGACTGGTCATGGCAGGACTACGACCGCCTCGCCCAGGCCGCGCTGGCCGGGCATATCATCGAGTGTGGCGCGCAGTGCACCGGCGGCAACTTCACCGATTGGCGCGACGTGCCGGACTACGAGCACATCGGTTTTCCCATCGTCGAAGTCAGCGCCGACGGCCAGTTCACCGTCAACAAAGTCGACGGCACGGGCGGACTGATCAGCGAACTCAGCGTGGCCGAACAGCTGCTGTATGAAATTGGCGACCCACACGCGTACCTGCTGCCGGATGTGATCTGCGACTTCAGCCAGGTCAAGCTGCAGCAACAAGGCAAGCACTGCGTACGCCTGCACGGCGCCAAGGGTTTGCCGCCGACCGACCAGTACAAAGTCAGCGCCACTTACCCGGACGGTTTCCGCTGCACCGCCAGTTGCCTGATCGCCGGGATCGATGCCGTGGCCAAGGCCGAACGGGTCAGCCAGGCGATCATCAACAAGACCTCGGAACTGTTCAGCCAACGCGGCTGGGCGCCTTTCACCGAAGTGAACATCGAATTGCTCGGCAGCGAAGCCACCTACGGCGCCCACGCGATGCGCCAGGACTGCCGCGAGGTGGTGGTGAAACTGGCAGTGCGTCATCCCAACAAACAAGCATTGGTGCTGTTCGCCCGCGAAATCGCCCAGGCCGCTACTGGCATGGCGCCCGGCCTCACCGGCATCGTCGGCGGACGGCCAACCGTGTACCCGTTGATCCGGCTGTTTTCGTTCCTGATCGACAAGGCCTCCTGTGACATCGAGATCGACTTCCAGGGCGAACGCCACGCCTGCGCACGGCCGATGGCCGACACGCCCACCCTGCCGGATGCGCCGATTGAGCCACCCACGCCACAAGGCCGCGCCGACGCCAGCGTACCGTTGGTGAAACTGGCCGTGGCGCGTTCCGGCGACAAGGGCAACCACAGCAACATCGGCGTGATCGCCCGCGACCCCGACTACCTGCCGTGGATCGCCGAAGCACTCACCCCGGCAGTGATCGTCGACTGGATGGGCCATGTGCTCGACCCCGTGCATGGTCGCGTCGAGCGCTGGTACCTGCCCGGCAGCCACAGCCTCAATTTCCTGCTGGAAAACGCCCTGGGCGGCGGCGGCATCGCCAGCCTGCGCATCGACCCTCAGGGCAAGGCCTTCGCCCAGCAACTGCTGGAAATTCCCATCGCCGTGCCGCAACACATCGCAGATTCTCTCACCTGA
- a CDS encoding MOSC domain-containing protein: protein MLRLSALYRYPLKSGKAEIVQQVGLDKLGVDGDRRWMLVDEASGRFLTQRAVAKMSQLSALWNSQGGLTLSSPGYTPLDVALPGSDAQLRGVTIWRDTLRVPDAGDEAAAWVSAFIGKPTRLVQIPLERARTTEAGYGKDDDQVGFADGYPLLVIGQASLDDLSRRIGRPMEMLRFRPNLVIEGGEAFAEDGWKRLRIGDVEFRAVKQCSRCILTTIDPQTGERSADREPFATLEAYRKTENGAMFGQNLVNDGVGRLEVGMPVTILE, encoded by the coding sequence ATGCTTCGTCTCAGCGCGTTGTACCGTTACCCCTTGAAGTCCGGCAAGGCCGAAATAGTGCAGCAGGTCGGCCTGGATAAGCTTGGGGTGGACGGCGATCGACGCTGGATGCTGGTGGATGAGGCCAGCGGGCGTTTCCTCACGCAGCGTGCCGTGGCCAAGATGAGCCAACTCTCGGCCCTGTGGAACAGCCAAGGCGGGCTCACCCTGAGTTCGCCAGGCTACACGCCGTTGGACGTGGCGTTGCCTGGTAGCGACGCTCAATTACGCGGTGTGACCATCTGGCGCGACACCTTGCGTGTGCCCGACGCCGGCGACGAGGCCGCGGCCTGGGTCAGTGCCTTTATCGGCAAACCGACGCGCCTGGTGCAGATCCCCCTCGAACGCGCCCGCACCACCGAAGCCGGTTATGGCAAAGATGACGATCAAGTTGGGTTCGCCGACGGCTACCCGCTGCTGGTGATCGGCCAGGCCTCGCTGGATGACCTGTCGCGACGCATCGGCCGCCCCATGGAGATGCTGCGTTTTCGTCCCAACCTGGTGATCGAAGGCGGCGAAGCTTTTGCCGAGGACGGCTGGAAACGCCTGCGCATCGGTGATGTTGAGTTTCGAGCGGTCAAGCAGTGCTCGCGCTGCATCCTCACCACCATCGACCCGCAGACCGGCGAACGCAGCGCCGACCGCGAACCCTTCGCGACGCTGGAGGCCTACCGCAAGACTGAAAATGGCGCGATGTTCGGCCAAAACCTGGTCAACGATGGCGTGGGTCGCCTGGAAGTCGGGATGCCGGTGACGATTCTTGAGTAA
- the atuC gene encoding geranyl-CoA carboxylase subunit beta, with product MPVIESLIDTHSAQFAQNREAMLAAIAQLQQLEHNLLAKAQEAKAKFDKRGQLLPRERLNLLLDPGAPFLELASLAGYKLHDDKDGSAAGGGLIAGIGYVSGVRMLVVANNSAIKGGTISPSGLKKSLRLQQIAMENKLPVVTLAESGGANLNYAAEIFVEGARSFANQARLSAMGLPQITVVHGSATAGGAYQPGLSDYVVVVRGRAKLFLAGPPLLKAATGEVATDEELGGAEMHAQTAGTAEYLAENDADGVRIAREIVSLLPWNDHLPPATKRAYAEPLYPIEDLLGLIPDDPKKPYDVREILARLADGSHFLEFKGEFDAHTVCGHLHIQGRAVGVIGNNGPITPKGASKAAQFIQLCDQSRTPLVFLHNTTGFMVGTESEQQGVIKHGAKMIQAVANARVPKLTVVVGGSYGAGNYAMCGRGLDPRFIFAWPNSRTAVMGGAQAGKVLRIVTEAKQLKDGLVPDPKVLDMLEQVTAQKLDSQSTALYGSANLWDDGLIDPRDTRTLLGFLLDICHEAEVRALQPNSFGVARL from the coding sequence ATGCCGGTGATTGAATCCTTGATCGACACCCACAGCGCCCAGTTCGCGCAAAACCGCGAAGCCATGCTGGCGGCCATCGCCCAGCTTCAGCAGTTGGAACACAACCTGCTCGCCAAGGCGCAGGAAGCCAAGGCCAAGTTCGACAAGCGCGGCCAACTGCTACCCCGCGAGCGCCTCAACCTGCTGCTGGACCCCGGCGCGCCGTTCCTGGAACTGGCCAGCCTGGCCGGCTACAAGCTGCACGACGACAAGGACGGCAGCGCCGCCGGTGGCGGGTTGATCGCCGGCATCGGCTACGTCAGCGGCGTGCGCATGCTGGTGGTGGCCAATAACAGCGCGATCAAGGGCGGTACTATTTCCCCCTCCGGCCTGAAGAAATCCCTGCGCCTGCAACAGATCGCCATGGAGAACAAACTGCCGGTGGTGACCCTCGCCGAAAGCGGCGGCGCCAACCTCAACTATGCCGCCGAGATTTTCGTCGAAGGCGCGCGCAGCTTCGCCAACCAGGCGCGCCTGTCAGCCATGGGGTTGCCGCAGATCACCGTGGTGCATGGCTCGGCCACGGCCGGCGGCGCCTATCAGCCAGGGTTGTCGGATTACGTGGTGGTGGTGCGCGGCCGGGCCAAGCTGTTTCTCGCCGGCCCGCCGCTGCTTAAAGCCGCGACCGGCGAAGTGGCGACCGATGAAGAACTGGGCGGCGCCGAGATGCACGCACAAACCGCCGGCACCGCCGAGTACCTGGCGGAAAATGACGCCGACGGCGTGCGCATCGCCCGCGAGATTGTCAGCCTGCTGCCCTGGAATGATCACCTGCCACCTGCGACCAAGCGGGCTTATGCAGAGCCGCTGTACCCCATCGAAGACCTGCTGGGCCTGATCCCGGATGACCCGAAAAAACCCTACGACGTCCGCGAGATCCTCGCGCGCCTGGCCGACGGCTCGCACTTTCTTGAATTCAAGGGCGAGTTCGACGCCCACACTGTCTGCGGCCACCTGCACATCCAGGGGCGCGCGGTCGGTGTGATCGGCAACAACGGCCCCATCACGCCCAAGGGCGCGAGCAAGGCCGCGCAATTTATCCAGCTGTGCGACCAGAGCCGCACGCCGCTGGTGTTCCTGCACAACACCACCGGCTTCATGGTGGGCACCGAATCGGAGCAGCAAGGGGTGATCAAGCACGGCGCGAAGATGATCCAGGCGGTCGCCAATGCGCGAGTGCCTAAACTCACGGTGGTGGTGGGCGGCTCCTACGGCGCCGGCAACTACGCGATGTGCGGCCGCGGCCTGGACCCACGCTTCATTTTCGCCTGGCCCAACAGCCGCACGGCGGTGATGGGCGGTGCCCAGGCGGGCAAGGTGCTGCGCATCGTCACCGAGGCCAAGCAGTTGAAGGACGGCCTGGTGCCAGACCCCAAGGTCCTGGACATGCTGGAACAGGTCACCGCGCAGAAGCTCGACAGCCAATCCACTGCACTCTACGGCAGTGCGAACCTGTGGGATGACGGGCTGATTGATCCCAGGGATACCCGCACGTTGCTCGGCTTTTTGCTGGATATCTGCCATGAGGCCGAAGTGCGGGCGTTGCAGCCCAACAGCTTTGGCGTGGCGCGTCTCTAA
- a CDS encoding SDR family oxidoreductase, which translates to MAFDSIFKADLFQGQTVIVTGGGSGIGRCTAHELAALGAHVILVGRKAEKLQNVAIEIAEDGGTADWQVCDIRDEEAVKALVKHIIQAHGPIHGLVNNAGGQYPSPLAAINQKGFETVLRTNLVGGFLMAREVFNQSMSKHGGAIVNMLADMWGGMPGMGHSGAARAGMDNVTKTAAFEWGYAGVRVNAVSPGWIASSGMDTYEGAFKAVIPTLREHVPLKRIGTESEVSAAIVFLLSPAAAFISGSTLRIDGAASLGSRAWPLHKAQSPSEPFNGFHRAYLPDVLKTEQ; encoded by the coding sequence GTGGCCTTCGACTCAATCTTCAAAGCCGATCTGTTCCAGGGGCAAACCGTGATAGTCACCGGTGGCGGCAGCGGCATTGGCCGTTGCACCGCCCATGAACTGGCGGCCCTCGGCGCTCACGTGATCCTGGTGGGGCGCAAGGCGGAGAAACTGCAGAACGTCGCCATCGAGATCGCCGAAGACGGCGGCACCGCCGATTGGCAGGTGTGCGACATTCGCGATGAAGAGGCGGTCAAGGCGCTGGTCAAACACATCATTCAAGCGCATGGCCCGATCCACGGCCTGGTCAACAATGCGGGCGGCCAATATCCGTCGCCGCTGGCCGCGATCAATCAAAAAGGCTTCGAGACCGTGCTGCGCACCAACCTGGTTGGCGGCTTCCTGATGGCCCGGGAAGTGTTCAACCAATCCATGAGCAAGCACGGCGGCGCCATCGTCAACATGCTCGCCGACATGTGGGGCGGCATGCCCGGCATGGGCCACTCAGGCGCGGCGCGTGCCGGCATGGACAACGTCACCAAGACCGCCGCCTTTGAATGGGGTTATGCCGGCGTCCGCGTGAATGCCGTGTCGCCGGGATGGATCGCCTCCAGTGGCATGGACACCTACGAAGGCGCCTTCAAGGCGGTGATTCCGACCTTGCGCGAACACGTGCCGCTCAAGCGCATTGGCACCGAGTCGGAAGTCAGCGCGGCGATCGTGTTCCTGCTCAGCCCCGCCGCCGCCTTTATCAGCGGCAGCACCTTGCGCATCGACGGTGCCGCCAGCCTGGGCAGCCGCGCCTGGCCATTGCACAAGGCGCAATCGCCGAGCGAACCCTTCAATGGCTTCCACCGCGCTTACCTGCCCGATGTGCTCAAGACGGAGCAATAG
- a CDS encoding TetR/AcrR family transcriptional regulator, translated as MDEHKALRVMRTMVDGGQLTDPDSARGKLLQTAAHLFRNKGFERTTVRDLASAVGIQSGSIFHHFKSKDEILRAVMEETIHYNTAMMRASLEEASNVRERVLALIRCELQSIMGGSGEAMAVLVYEWRSLSAEGQAQVLALRDVYEAIWLQVLGEAKDAGYIRGDVFITRRFLTGALSWTTTWFRAEGSLTLEQLAEEALLMVLKAD; from the coding sequence ATGGATGAGCACAAAGCCCTGCGGGTGATGCGCACCATGGTCGATGGCGGCCAATTGACCGACCCCGACAGTGCCCGTGGCAAGCTGCTGCAAACCGCGGCCCACCTGTTTCGCAACAAGGGTTTTGAGCGCACCACCGTGCGCGACCTGGCCAGCGCCGTGGGCATCCAGTCCGGCAGCATCTTTCATCACTTCAAGAGCAAGGACGAGATCCTGCGCGCGGTGATGGAAGAAACCATCCACTACAACACCGCGATGATGCGCGCTTCGCTTGAAGAAGCGAGCAACGTGCGCGAACGCGTGCTGGCGCTGATCCGCTGCGAATTGCAGTCGATCATGGGCGGCAGCGGCGAAGCCATGGCGGTGCTGGTGTACGAGTGGCGTTCACTGTCGGCCGAAGGCCAGGCCCAGGTGCTGGCCCTGCGCGATGTGTATGAGGCGATCTGGCTGCAGGTACTGGGCGAGGCCAAGGACGCCGGTTATATCCGTGGCGATGTATTTATTACTCGGCGTTTCCTCACCGGCGCCTTGTCCTGGACCACCACCTGGTTTCGCGCCGAGGGCAGCCTGACGCTTGAGCAGTTGGCCGAAGAAGCCCTGCTGATGGTTCTGAAAGCGGATTGA